TGGTTCAGGTCCCTTGTACTGGTGTAACATATATGTTTATGAGCATATAAATTAGTCAGTTTATGAGCATGAAGATAGATTTTTGTTGGTTCAAACTCTCCTGTACTGGTGTACTGACATATGTTAAATGAGAGGATCTTGTTCACGTAAATTCTCTCTGCTATCATTAGTTCATTACTCTTAACCAGGGGATAATCCAAAATTCTTAAGGGGAAGGTCTTGCTAACATAGTGACAGTGATGCCCAGTTTGATCAGAGGTTGACTCTTCTTTAAATGGACGAGAAGAGTAGGCTGCAGTTATTCATTGGTTTTGGGGAGACCGTTATTTTTAGGAAAGAATCAAAATCGAGGCATAGATCAGAGAGTTCTAAATTGGTGAGCAGGCAGGTGAAAAAGGATACTGATTTTGTGGGAAGGGCAGTACATTGTGGTGGTCTTTGAATTAGGGATTCTGGTGCTTGGAATATGGCCGCAGTAGGGAAATATGTTGGCAAGTAGCACAAAGGCAGATATGCTGTGGGTGAAGTGGGTGCAAGGTTAAAGATAGTTTGAAGGAAGGTTTCACTGCAAATCAATGGGGGCCTAAACCACAAACCTTACAAAATTGCTGCAGGGTATAAATGGTTGAAAGGCGAGTCTCAAAAAGGTGCAGTGGCACAGGTGGGTTCAGAATCAATGAATGTAACAAAGCACTCTTTTATTGCTTGGCTGGTGGCTCTGGATAGGTTGAAAACAAGAGTGAGACTTCAAAGAGGCTGGTATTTTCTGCAGACAGCTCTTATTGTCTTCTGTGTCACATCAGTCTATAAAATACACATCACCTCTTCTTTAGATGTGCCTTTGCTATCAGCAACTATGTTGAAATCTGGCGCACAGAGATTGATTCTGTGCACACAGCTTGGAAGAAATGGAGCAGAAAAATTACCAGGAATAAAATGATGGTTTGCTTGGTCACTTTCACTGCTGCAGTTTATCACAATAGGAGAGCTACGATAACTCATTCTGGAATGCTTCAATTCCTACTCCAACAGAGTTAGTTATGGCTTAGTATGTAGGAGGATAATGTAAGTGACAGTTGAAGGCCTAGGTGGAGATCGAGGAGCCTTCCTAGAAGGTTTTCTCTCTTTCAAGTGTCTTTGAGTTGATGTCGTATGAGTCAATGGTGTAATTGTTGACTTTGTTTTAATGAAATGGATTACTTgcttaccaaaaaatatagtTGCGTTATTTGAAAGTGGAAAAATGAGGGAACATGATGTGGAAGCAGGAGCTCCAGCTTAATGCTTCGTTGTTAGTGGAAGTGCGAAATACTGATTTCTTTACTGGAGCAAATGTTAATAAACTAGGCTAAGGCTACACACAGAAGAATTTGGGCTGCACACTGAAAAAGTAAGGCTCCATTTgtttggaaaacattttcaatgGAAAACACCATTGTAaattagttttcctttgtttcctTACTAGAAAACTTATgagagaaaagaaattaaagggAAATGTGGGCAATGTGGCACCTTGGAAGATGGAGGCTTGATGCCAAGATTACGATCAACTTATTTCCTGTTCCTTTCGTCCGTAGTTGATGATCTCACTAATCAGAAGCTTGATCAGTTTCTCAGTGTAATAGCTAGACACTGTTTTGGTGTTTCCTTTGATTGTGTATGGTCGGTAATTGGAGCTTCAGTTATTCAACTAGTGGAAGCATGACTCATGCCACTTCTGTGTTTCAACCTGAACTTTGTGGTAAGATCAGATGGAGAATCTGGAACAGGAAAAAATGGCACTCAACAACTGCTCAATGCCACTGAGCAAGTCCATGTAAGAAAGTGAAGATTGTGGTGAACCTCTTTTCTCTTGGGTATGCTTCCACTTGGGTGGCAGattaaatgtttgatttgattttgtGGGATTATTGAAAGCATCATTAGTTAATGGCTGGTTGGTTTGTGTTGTTACTTAATATGCTGATTTACTACTTCAAGTAGTTAGTTTAAATAAGTCTGTCTTTGTTTTGAGCTTATCTCTGGACTTTTGTTATAATCAGCTGAAGGGCGTGCGTGCTTCTCTTTTCTTGTGCTTGAGCTCCAAGGCTTTCTTTTCATTGCGCTGTAGGAGTAACCGAGTAAGATAGGATTTTCATACATGATTAGGAGGTAGCTTCTTTGTGGAAATAAGGTTGGTTTTGGCGTTATTAGCCTATAACCTCTGATCATTTCCTATTAACTGTCTGTACTATTTTCAGCAATTATCAgtaaaatggctcttaatacctcttccgcctcctttccatgaagtagaagatggttgtCCCGTTGGAAGATGGGGGCTTGATGCCAAGATTACGATCAACTTGTTTCCTGTTCCTTTCGTCTGTAGATCATGATCTCACTAATCAGAAGCTTGATCAATTTCTCAGTGTAATATCTAGGCACTGTTTCGGTGTTTCCTATGATTGTGTATGGTCGGTAATTGGAGATGCAGTTATTCAACCAGTGGAAGCATGACTCATGCCACTCCTGTGTTTCAACCTGAACTTTGTGGTAAGATCAGCTGGAGAATCTGGAACAGGAAAAAATGGCACTCAACAACTGCTCAATCACACTGAGCGAGTCCATGTAAGAAAGTGGAAGATTGTGGTGAATTTTGTCCTCAAGAATGTCACACAAAGGCCTTTGTCGATTCAATACACATTTAGGGGGTATAGTTACAGAACAGTTCCAGAACCTCTTTTGCTTGGGTATGCTTCCACTTTGGTATACACTTTACTTTGGGTATGCTTCCACTTGGGTGGCGGattaaatgtttgatttgattttgtGGGATTATTGAACAAGGTTATGCCTAGCATCATTGGTTAATGGGATGGTTGGTTAATGTTGTTAGTTAATATGCTGGTTTACCACCTCTAGTAGTCAGTTTAAATAAGTTTGTCTTTGTTTTGAGCTTATCTCTAGACTTCTGTTGTAATCAGCTGAAGGGCGGTGTGCTTTTCTTTCTTTGTGCTTGAGCTCCAAAGCTTTCTTTTGTTTGCGCTGTAGGAATAAGATCATGAAGCATTGCCTCAGTCTTCTTTGAGTTACAATTCATTACTCTATTATGATTGATTGCTAGCAGTAATAGAAGAGAAAGGAATAGAAAGAGGAGGTCTCTGCTCGTGTGAGCTGATCTCATGCagtgaacttgaaataaaatgGAAACGAGTGACTCTCAGATGAATAATTGCTTCAAGATAGGATTGTTATACACGATTAGGAGTAGCTTCTTGTGGAAATAAGGTGGGTTTTGGCGTTATTAGCCTATAACCTCTGATCATTTCCGATTAACTGTCtgtactacttttagcaataatcAGTCTGATTTGGATCTTTGCTTTTTGTGTGATACCCAGCCCCAAAATCTGATTTTGAGAGAGTAGTGATTTGCAAGAGTATGACTGAGTGTTTTCCTCTGTTATTTTCTATTAAGCTTGTTGACTTCAAAAATGTATCAAGAACTCATCTTTCTTTCAAGAGTTCTGTATTTTCTGAATGTTTCCCCAAAGGCTGAAATTAATTGTATTATGAATGAAAAAGAGACTTTCTAAGGATAATTTTCAAGTCTAAATCACCCCTTTCATGAATAGAAATAGGCAGCACCAAAACATGTACTGTCACATTCtttcattttgcaaatacaCTCAAGGTGCGTGGTTTCACAGTATTTAAAACTGCAAACTTGCTGTCATAATCATTTTATGGTTTCTTTTTAATATGAGCTGCAAATACACTTGATTTACTTGTTAGTTGTTTTTTCCTTGCTACGATTTGGTTCTATCAGAAACTAATTTCTTCAGAATGCTTTCTCAGTTTTCCTAAATTGTTAGTTCTTCAGCTCATTTACGCGTCTTTCACCATGAACTATGAACATAGCAGTAGCTTACGATATCCTTTCTACCTCACATATGTTATTGAATCAGCAATGTGTTTTTGAGAACAGTGTGAATGTGTGATCCATGGTTTCTTTCTTCAGTGAATTTTTCTAAAAGCTATTAATGTTTATCTTATGATATATTATTGATTTTTTGTGCAATATTTTCTGTCATCCCAGAACCTATTCAGAAGCGCTATGTAGAAGTGGAAGAGTTGAAGGTAAAATCGGGGTTTCCTCACGCTGTAGATTTGATTTGGAAAAGATTCAGGAATTATGTACAAAATGCTACCTTTGTCAGAAATAGAAAGGTTATGGTCAAAACATGCTAATGGAATGCCGAAACCGCGAAAGATCAGATGCTGAACAAAACACTTTGAGTGGATTCTTCAGACTGAAGCCAAAAGAACCGATATTTGAAAGGTGAGAATCTCATCTCTTaagttttcatttatttattgaaGGGTTTTGAAAAGCTATGAGCTGTTTGGTTCTATAAATAATACCAATATTTAATAATCAACTAAAGTGCCTACAGAACTAGAAAGGGTAACAATAATGGTGGAGGATTAGTCTTTTGGGGGTGTAAATCCTTCCAAgaataaccttttttttttgggggtgcAACAACCTTCCCATCCCTTTAAGGGTTAGGGAATAGTTGCATCAATTTGGATTACTTAATTTCATAATCTTTCTATCTTTTGGAGGCTTGGAGTAGTTGTTGCACTGTGCTAGTATTTGTGTCAGCTACTAGGATACATGCTGGCCATTCATGGTAGATAATAGCAGATTACTTAGTGGGATCTGCCTACATAAGAGCGACTTAGCCACGTTTGGCGCGCTTGTCTTGTGCCATGATGCCAAGTTCATGGACCGGACCAGGCAGCATAACCCATTCATGCTAGATTGTGTTTTTCATACACTGACTGTGCTTTGGCTGTTGCTTAAAAGACCCGTTTGGTAGCCGACCATAAATGATGTCAATGGGAAcgaatttgtatgtaaatttgtaaggaaaatcaatatccaTTCCCATGGTAATTCTAGTTCACTCAAAAGtatctctttttctttataaaattCCATTACTATTTCGGAAGTGGTATTAGGCgggaatgcaaatttatgaagaaaaacaccaagtttGAGACAACATTTCATTACCGTGGACATCATGATGTTATTTTCTTGTCAATAACACTTAGATTTATTTCCATTCCTATcatttattaccggctaccGAACAGGCCGAAAGTTCCATTCCAGGCATCAGCAACAACCCGTCATGCAGAATGCCATCTGGGGCAAACCTGTTTTGTGTTGTGCCGTGCCTTGTCTTGCCTCAGCCCGGGCTAGTTTAATGCCCAACTAATCAAATATAAATTAGGATTATGATGTCTAAATCAGTCAAACACAGTCACATACATCAAATCTTGATAAAAAACACAGGCTTTTAGACTTAGACTTCCAAATCAAAACATATGGCAGTAAGTGTCCTAGCTAGCTTGCACCAATAAACCTTTAAGATTAGACCAGACAGCAATGGTCAAGGCTGTTATTGGCATAGGTAGTAGAGTTAGTTTGAGGTTTAGAACAGTCGCTCACTCACATCAATGATCAATGATCAATGATCAATTGATGAAAGGTGAATGTGCAATGCATGTGCCGTAAACTCGCTACCACTATTTTGGGAAACATATCACAACTCAGTAGCGATGGGATGGTAGTGGCAATTCtggcaaaaaaaaatctcaaatctTTAACATTAGTTGCCTATATGGCGACAGAGATCGGTTTTTGATATGGTTTAGCCGTTTGAGATGTGGCATTTGGTTCAACTGAATGTGATTGAAactaacttatctgaatttatgtttgctgaatataattttttttttttttgcgataaaaaaaaaaaacttattttgttgaacttatcttaacttttaggagcttatctaaacttattagaacttgtCAAggcttattttaattataaattgtTTTTGTCCAACCCCTTTTTTCCTAAAATTATTTGAACTaatcttttctaaaataagtggaaataaggtgaacagaatagAGCTTTAATATGGGACGGAAGGAATATATCAAAGGGACAATTAGTTTTTAGTGGTTCTAGCGTTTAAGACTTGTTGAACCCTAGCTTTTATAGAGATGCTGACTAAACGttgtaatttaatattttttgaaGTCAAAAAAGAGATAAAAATAGAGGGGAATAATAATCATTTGCAGTTTTGAACataatactaaaacaataagatTGGAAGGTTAGGAAAGTTTGGCAGAAACATTAAACCATGGCCTATGAATATTCCCCATTTTTGTCCATTTACCTTCTACTCAAAGCTATAACCAAAAATATATTCTAAAGGGCTAAATCCACTATATTTTGATATGTTCATGAACTAAAACTAATATATTATTCCTTTATGCCAATTCGAACAAGTAATCACTAGATATATATTCGTACGAAATTATTACAAGTCAATCTTTCCTAATAATACGCCACATTTCTATTATTCCTTTATGTCAAGTCGAACGAGTGATCACTAGAGAGATATTCATACGAAATTatcatcttttttatttttgacattCAGGAAAAgtacagaaaaaaaaaacccaaaaagaaacaaaactaaTCAGGCTCTCTACATACGAAATTATCATGGGAGTAATTACCAATCTCTCCATAATAGACTACATTtctattttttgtatcatttCAAACATTAACCTGAACcttcaaacttttttttttcaaactaCGACGAATTACtatattttagtttattttttatgtttatttttcACAACCTTTTCCAACTTATTTTCTGTTTAGAATTTGTTGTTACGATTTACAACAATTTTAAAGAAATTGTTAGATGTTAGAATTTAATTTAATGATTGAACCTATCTTAACTTGTTTGAACTttttttatctgaaataagtgaaaaaaaagaagtaataTACTTCAATAGATATATATAACGACAATCTAatgtttttttccccttttacAGGGAATACAACAATCCGATTTCTTTTGTCAATTCTAGTAACCAAGAAAGATTGAATCTCCTTGAATCGATGTCAAGCAGATGAATGAGAAATTGTGAATGGCTGAAGTGAGATCACGGGAAAATTCATTTCTGGtatgaaatatgtgaaataacCAAATTCTATTttcaataaatttattttctttacgcAAATGCACTTGGTGAATCAAAGCCTATTGGTTTCCGACTAATTTCGATTTGAGCCAGAATCAGGCCGAATCAGCACTTGGTGAATCAAAGCCTATTGGTTTCCGACTAATTTGGTAGATTCTCAAGTCTTAAATCCAAGACCTTGGTTAAGATATAGGTTCTGTTTGGCATTTAAAGTTAGTTATTGGTTGTTCGTTGgtttaactactccctccgtctctttttgttctttacgttttcctttttgggtatttcaaaatgttctttacattcccttttatattatcacataaatgacttagtattctatcaaaatttgtgtccaattattattttaaccaattaaattcattgggtcatttcatctctcacactttttcattgggacattgaaattttctcattttccaatatcagaattttaataaaagtgaaaacattataaataaacataatttatcttgtttgaataaaaaaaaaataaggaatctcgatgcaaattaattaatcgttaaaacgcgtgaaaaataccaaacgtaaaaaacaaaaagagacggagggagtagttgttaACTATTTGTATTAGCTAGTTCTTTGTGTAAAGTGTTTGGTGAATTCGATGTTAGTTGTTAGCAGTTTAATGTATAAAATGATCATGAAGGATATTGACATAAAGTGGTAGGTTGGTAGGGTTGTAATTTTAGACAATATTAAGACAATTTTGTCATTTTACACCCATtacttcaaagttcaaacctcTAGTGCAAAAAAGTCATAtgtttaactttttaaaaattaGTTTTTTCATCGTAAAGCTCTCTTCAAACCTCTCTTAACCACACTCTCATTAGTGTTTTTTCTTAATGGCCAGATCTCTAATTTACCTCAAAAAACTCTTTTTTCTCCAAACCTCTCATAAGCAAACACCCCACAAGCTTATCAATGCACTAAGTATAGTGTAGTTATTTCAATTTCTATATGTAACTTTAATATTCTATGTCtatcacaaaaacaaaaaacaaaaacaacaacgaaaaaaaaatataatctaTGCTTTGAAATTAATTTCAAATGATTAAAATTAGTGATTGTGGTCTTCACAAAAGGTGCCTCAGCCCCTTAGGAGCGATGATGTTGTCCATTCTCATTTATGTTACATTAAGAATTTGataaatttaaactaattatttactaacaaagttaattaaaaaagtGGAAATAAATGTCACGCCCATTTAGCCAAAACAGACATACAACCAGCCCCTAAAAGTAAAGAAAGATGTGAACCAAGTTGAATCCTAGTGTTAGCTTGCATCCTTGGATTCATGAAATCTGCTGCTAATAGATCAACAAGTGCCATATATATCAGTATCCCTGCCGCGGCCGCCTCAAATATCCCTTGTATTATCAGCGACCGAGGACTATTTTCGTCGTAAACACCGGCGATTGCGATGCCAATGGATATCCCAATTGGTGTTGTAAGTGAGAAAAATAGTGCCATTGTTGCCATTGCTCTTGACTTGAATTTCGCCTATAGAAACAAAGGTTTCGGTTTTCAGTTGTTTTTGTTGCGAGTTTTCAAAATCACATGTTTGTTGGTTCATGATTTAATCAAAATCATGTGACttttttataattataaaaCCAAAAAATGAAAACCGATTGTGATACAGAACAAGCTCGTATCAGTTTATCGTTGAGAAAAAGAGTGTTTACCTGAGTGATGCAGCCACCAAGACCCATGCCTTCGAAGAATTGATGGAAGCTTAATGCAACCATGAGAGGTTTTATGGTGTCTAGCCTTTGAGATGTGCCCAATGTTATTCCTATGATCACTGAATGGACCACAATTCCCAACTCCAATACCTGAATAATATCATTCCAATATTAGATAACACAATTTTAGAGTTTACATGATTGTTTTTCTTAAGCATGTGATTCAAAGTTGTTAAAATTTAGAAACATGAAAGTTGCAACATAACTAGTTTTGGTATGACATTGCTAGTGCTTTTTAAGTTGGCAAGTAAGAAAACGAAAAAGGAGTTTCGGAGAATATAGCATCCGTTTCGGGTTAACCTTTTGAACTCTTTTAAAGAAGGTGTGAGATACTAAGATTTGTAGTCCACTGAATACAAAAGTTATTAAAATTCCGTGATTTAAAATTGGTACGAAATGTTAAACTTTATTCTCTTTTAAAGATACCATGTGTATAATGGAGTTGAAACGTGATATTTAGATTCTAAACCAAACTAcattaattgaaaaaaaaaatcaatagaaTAAACAATCTAAagttaaattctaaaaataaaCAATCTAAAGTTGAATACCTCTAAAAAAATTGACCTAAATGTCAAAGTTCACCATTAATTTTCTAACTTTTTAGTGACACTTTAAAGTTTGGCATGAGATACTTAAATTTGTCGttctttatttctattttttttggtaagaatTTATCGTTCTTTAGATTACCCTATTTTCTCATTTATCATTGTAGTCGTTTCCTACAAAATGCTAGCTATAGAAATATGGTTCCATCTAATTTAGAAAGAAACAAAATGAAGCAAAAAGTATGTACAATTACTGATTTACCCCTAAAATTATAATTTAGGCTTTGTTCTCTTCACTTCCTCCTATCGCTTACCGTTAGATTATACCAGAAAAGGCAAAAAAAACACTCAAATAAAACATTCAgatcatccaaaatcaaatcagactaaaaattagaaaaatcaaACCATATCAGATGAAGATTACAGGACTTTATTAAAGCAAATAAATTTACCTGAGCAGTAACACGATGCCTAATAAGTTGAAGTTTAGTCAATTGTTCCCCTAATTGTTCACCTTCACCCACCAaagaaccaccaccaccatgacCATGAGAATGACCATGAGTAGCATGAGTATGAACATGCACGTGACCAACATTTTCATCATTGTTTCTCTCTTCATCCACCACTTTACCATTAACATTATCATTTTCATCACCAAAATGAACCCTTCTATAATGCCCGGTAGCCAATGAATCCACCATAAGACTCCCAATCGACGCCACCATCGCGACAAACGCCGCAAATGGAAACTTCTGCCATGGTGTTTCCCCTATACAAGGTGACGTCAACCCCTCGAAAGCTTCTGGAAGTATGTGAATAAACCCAGTTGCGAGGATTACTCCTGCTGCAAAAGCCTTTATCATGAAGAAGATATCATTTTCGGGTCGTAAAACGGATACCCGTTTGCCTAAAAGGGGAAGCCCGACCCCGAATGCACCCGCTCCAAGTATAGCTCCAATGGCACCAACCTTATACTTTAGGGTTATGGACTTGCTATCCCGGGTCATGTCGTCGGGTTCACAAGTACACTCCGATTTTACGGTGGCGGGTAAGAGTAGCAACACACATAGCACAACATAGGAGTATAATAATAATGGTGTTTttgacatgttttttttttttaaggaagatggtgagaaaataaataagggtttaataaaaatatatgtttGGGTTAGGATAGATTTTGGGAGGAAATATATAAGGATTGGGGTTTTATAGGAGTTGGAATGGTGGGGTTGAAGGAAAGAATGACATTCATGTAACAACAATGGATGGTTGATGAGAGAActaagaaaaggaaaaagaagggAAATTAAAAAGGATTTCTTTATGTTTGATGGAAAAAAAGGGGAAATTAGAAAGGTGAAAGAGTGAGTATCTTCAAAAATGTCGACATTTTTTTGGTGATTACTATGGGGAGTAAAATGTTGTTACTTTTGATACTTggccttttttttttgctactcCATTCTAGCTGTATTGGCGCTTTTTTTCTTTATCGTCCGAATTTATTTGTCACGTTATTAACATAAATTACACTAAATATAAGTTGGTGAAGAACTCACCTTGTGATTTGGAGGTCAAAGGGTCGAGGCCCATCAATTGCGAAATATTTGAGAGTGACTCAAGCAATAACCTGTATATATAGCTGGACTGATTAACATGTGATATGTGTTGGTTCAGTAGCGTCTTTCTTTATacctatttaaaaataaaaaataaaaaaaatattcgacgAAGAAATGATGTACTATGTTtacaatatatatacataatatgttttatttagttttgtCTCGTACACTCAAACGTATATAGTCAATGATCAATATATTGAGTAATTGATTAAAAATATCCCTAAAAAAAAGTTAGTTTATAAAAATATGTGCTCATAGTTTTGTATGTAGAACCCTATAACATAATCGCCGCTTATTGAGTTTTGAGGAAACATATGATAGAATCCAGTCAATCCACAGACCAAAATCTTCTTTCTCAAATAGATGTATATGCGTCAAAATCAATTTTGGTGTactaaaatcattttcgagATTCAATTATAAAGTTAGATATTATCGTTAAGGCTTTGACAATAACCTAACTAGTTACAAATCCATCGAAATGCTAGTAATATTATTATGTTGCTAATTTAGCTTCTGCCGAAAAAGGAAAGGGATAAAcagaaaaggagagaaaaatggcataaaattaatacttcgtatagGAGATGAAATCATGAAATGATGCGAAAGTGGTAACCGAAAACTATTCAAAAGAAGTGACCACAAAAGGCAAAGATGTGCATAGAATGTCGTCATTTGCCATTTGCCATTTGCCAAAATGTATGTTGAATTGAACTACTTACACGCAGTTTTAGGACTATTAAAATTTCATTTAATTtggctaattattaattaaacctTTTTCGTATGCCCAACTTCATTACTCATTAGACTAATTTAAAGTACGGACCTGTTAGGTTAAAGGCGTGTTTTTTTCTGTCTGGTTTTCCGGGAATTACTGTAAGACGTGATCGATCATGACGAGAATGAACTTTTTCGTAATGTAATAGAAGAGTGATAGTCCAGTATCGGAGTATCCTCGCCATCTTTTTATTCTGACAAGTAGGAGAGTTGAGAGACGTGTTGATGAACCAgcatttataaataatatattaataCAACTCAACTCACAAAATTATAAGATCAGCCGCAGTGGAACTAAAATAAGACCCTTGTTAGGACTTAGGAGTTGGACTACACAATAACACTttaattactttgtttttgTTTAAAGTTAACATAGTAATTAAACCATATATCTGAAATTTAAGGGACATATTTCGTCGCTTACCTAGTGCCACCCAGGACCGCCACTGACTTAATTAGTGGCTAAattactactacctccgttttaaaaagatctttacacttactatttgcacggactccggtgcaatgtttgaccgttaatatatccaattctgtatggcaaaaaattataaaattttgatatttataaaatgcattttgagatgaatctaacagatatctcatgataattttttatagatataatagtgaaaatttacggtcaaagttttaatttttgggcacatttttcaaagcgtaaaaactttatgaaacggaggtagtaggtTTTTTCGCTCtaacaaatcatcaataaatGAGTTATAAGTAAGACCAAATCTTTCTAAATgtctagtactccctccgtctctttttggtttttacgttttgtatttttcacgcgttttaacgattaattaattgcatcgagattcctcaatttttttgtttaaacaaggtaaattacgtttatttataatgttttcacttttatcaaaattctgatattggaaaatgagaaaaatttaatgtcccaatggaaaagtgtgagagattaaatgcacaatgaatttaattggttaaaataataattggacacaaagtttgatagaa
This sequence is a window from Spinacia oleracea cultivar Varoflay chromosome 1, BTI_SOV_V1, whole genome shotgun sequence. Protein-coding genes within it:
- the LOC110803275 gene encoding zinc transporter 1, with the protein product MSKTPLLLYSYVVLCVLLLLPATVKSECTCEPDDMTRDSKSITLKYKVGAIGAILGAGAFGVGLPLLGKRVSVLRPENDIFFMIKAFAAGVILATGFIHILPEAFEGLTSPCIGETPWQKFPFAAFVAMVASIGSLMVDSLATGHYRRVHFGDENDNVNGKVVDEERNNDENVGHVHVHTHATHGHSHGHGGGGSLVGEGEQLGEQLTKLQLIRHRVTAQVLELGIVVHSVIIGITLGTSQRLDTIKPLMVALSFHQFFEGMGLGGCITQAKFKSRAMATMALFFSLTTPIGISIGIAIAGVYDENSPRSLIIQGIFEAAAAGILIYMALVDLLAADFMNPRMQANTRIQLGSHLSLLLGAGCMSVLAKWA